A single Bosea sp. PAMC 26642 DNA region contains:
- the ggt gene encoding gamma-glutamyltransferase — translation MKNGMIVCPQPEAAEAGAAVLERGGNAVDAAIACAFMQGVVDPLMSGIGGFGSMQLYMPGRGVHEIVEFYAKAALAATPDMWAHKLLGQSRDGFAFLLEGGISEFGHLAVCTPGSVKGYDHALSRYGTMDWADIIAPASKQAREGVLVRPHMHWFWSQDQKGTGQVNTVDKLRYSETGKRLYFRPDGSPKRPGDILANPDMANTLERLAKGGADLFYHGELAEEIAADFAAHGGLISREDLAAYELSVAEPIWGSYRGKRISTSPPPASGMLMLQILNMLENFDVGALTHGGSEHVRLLAEAMKRMTIDKDAHMGDPAYVDVPVDRLISKEHAAEQANSIRRGERADVKRLERSSSRETTHVSVVDRHGNAVALTHTLGSPSGAITEGLGFIYSGTMSRFDPRPGRAGSIAPGKRRSSSAAPTIVFEDDKPFIVMGAPGGSYIAPAMAQGISNVVDFGMGMLEAVAAPRIVAVSNSIDISNRIRRSVSEELVAMGYDVKRSAQSYPFAALHGICIEDDLCTGGADPQRDGMAISVPATPAR, via the coding sequence ATGAAAAACGGAATGATCGTCTGCCCGCAGCCGGAAGCCGCGGAAGCGGGCGCGGCCGTGCTGGAACGTGGCGGCAATGCGGTGGATGCGGCCATCGCCTGCGCCTTCATGCAGGGCGTGGTCGATCCGCTGATGTCGGGCATCGGCGGCTTCGGCTCGATGCAGCTCTACATGCCCGGCCGCGGCGTCCATGAGATCGTCGAATTCTATGCGAAGGCCGCGCTGGCCGCGACGCCCGACATGTGGGCGCACAAGCTTCTCGGCCAGTCTCGCGACGGCTTCGCCTTCCTGCTCGAAGGCGGCATCAGCGAATTCGGCCATCTCGCCGTCTGCACGCCCGGCAGCGTCAAGGGCTACGACCATGCTCTGTCGCGCTACGGCACGATGGACTGGGCCGATATCATCGCGCCCGCCAGCAAGCAGGCCCGCGAGGGCGTACTGGTGCGCCCGCATATGCACTGGTTCTGGAGCCAAGACCAGAAGGGCACGGGGCAGGTCAACACCGTCGACAAGCTGCGCTACAGCGAAACCGGCAAGCGGCTCTATTTCCGGCCCGACGGCAGCCCGAAGCGGCCAGGCGACATCCTCGCCAATCCCGACATGGCCAACACGCTGGAGCGGCTGGCCAAAGGCGGGGCCGATCTTTTCTATCACGGCGAGCTTGCCGAGGAGATCGCGGCCGACTTTGCCGCCCATGGCGGGCTGATCTCGCGGGAGGACCTCGCCGCCTACGAGCTTTCGGTCGCCGAGCCGATCTGGGGCTCTTATCGCGGCAAGCGCATCTCGACCAGCCCGCCGCCAGCGAGCGGCATGCTGATGCTGCAGATCCTCAACATGCTGGAGAACTTCGACGTCGGCGCGCTGACACATGGCGGTTCGGAGCATGTCCGCCTGCTGGCGGAAGCGATGAAGCGCATGACCATCGACAAGGACGCCCATATGGGCGACCCGGCCTATGTCGATGTCCCGGTCGATCGCCTGATCTCGAAGGAGCATGCGGCCGAGCAGGCCAACAGCATCCGCCGTGGCGAGCGCGCCGACGTGAAACGTCTCGAGCGCTCCTCCTCGCGCGAGACCACCCATGTCTCGGTCGTCGATCGCCATGGCAACGCGGTTGCGCTGACGCATACGCTGGGCTCGCCTTCGGGCGCCATCACCGAAGGCCTCGGCTTCATCTATAGCGGCACGATGAGCCGCTTCGACCCGCGTCCAGGTCGAGCCGGCTCGATCGCGCCGGGCAAGCGCCGCTCCTCCTCGGCTGCGCCGACCATCGTCTTCGAGGACGACAAGCCCTTCATCGTGATGGGCGCGCCGGGTGGCAGCTACATTGCGCCGGCGATGGCGCAGGGCATCAGCAACGTCGTCGATTTCGGCATGGGAATGCTGGAGGCGGTCGCGGCTCCCCGCATCGTGGCGGTCTCCAACAGCATCGACATTTCGAACCGCATTCGCCGTAGCGTCAGCGAGGAACTCGTCGCAATGGGCTATGACGTGAAGCGCTCGGCCCAGAGCTATCCCTTCGCGGCCCTGCACGGCATCTGCATCGAGGATGACCTGTGCACGGGCGGCGCCGACCCGCAGCGCGACGGCATGGCGATCTCGGTGCCGGCGACGCCCGCGCGCTGA
- a CDS encoding ABC transporter ATP-binding protein, with the protein MTGPLLEVENLTLAIKSSGREVVKSVSFHVSRGEIVGIVGESGSGKTLAARAIMGFVPPAVKLVSGSIRFDGEEITTMAPKRLRAVRGSKVGMVFQEPMTSLNPSMTIGRQLEEGLALHRKLDAAGRRAVILDMLRRVGLSDPEGALDAFPHQFSGGMRQRIMLASVMLLKPALLLADEPTTALDAVVQRDVMELMVDLTQENGTAVLLISHDLGMVARYCSRIVVMSQGEVVEQGESADILARPQHPYTRKLLAAMPQRGEPRELPQAKTPIVAVRDLVVDYPGRQRFFRKSTPKRALHGISLDVQPGEVVAVVGGSGSGKTTLGQAIAGLVKASGGDILFDGKPIFKSETAYWDYRLNCQMVFQDPYSSLDPRMTIGRLVAEPLRLVPGMAARDKTARVAEVLTEVGLAEGFADRYPHELSGGQRQRVAIARAVVRRPSFVIADEPVSALDVTVRAQVLELFAELQRKHGFSCLFISHDLGVVEQVADRVIVMNEGRIVEEGTRDQIFDNPQHAYTRKLLSAVPGLESTADGGVRLFWRLGDGAVAPAVS; encoded by the coding sequence GCGAGTCCGGCTCCGGCAAGACGCTTGCGGCGCGTGCCATCATGGGCTTCGTGCCGCCGGCGGTGAAGCTTGTCTCGGGCTCGATCCGTTTCGACGGCGAAGAGATCACCACCATGGCGCCCAAGCGCCTGCGGGCGGTGCGCGGCTCGAAGGTCGGCATGGTCTTTCAGGAGCCGATGACCTCGCTGAACCCGTCGATGACGATCGGACGGCAGCTCGAAGAGGGCCTGGCCCTCCACCGCAAGCTCGATGCGGCCGGCCGTCGCGCGGTGATCCTCGACATGCTCCGCCGCGTCGGCCTGTCGGATCCCGAGGGCGCGCTCGATGCCTTCCCGCACCAGTTCTCGGGTGGCATGCGCCAGCGCATCATGCTGGCCTCGGTGATGCTGCTCAAGCCCGCGCTGCTGCTCGCCGACGAACCGACGACGGCGCTCGATGCGGTCGTCCAGCGCGACGTGATGGAGTTGATGGTCGACCTGACCCAGGAGAACGGCACCGCCGTGCTGCTGATCTCGCATGATCTCGGCATGGTTGCGCGCTACTGCAGCCGCATCGTCGTGATGAGCCAGGGCGAGGTCGTCGAGCAGGGCGAAAGCGCCGATATCCTGGCGCGGCCGCAGCATCCCTATACGCGCAAGCTCCTGGCCGCGATGCCGCAGCGGGGCGAGCCGCGTGAATTGCCGCAGGCGAAGACGCCGATCGTCGCGGTGCGCGATCTCGTTGTCGATTATCCGGGCCGCCAGCGCTTCTTCCGCAAGAGCACGCCCAAGCGCGCCTTGCACGGCATCTCGCTCGATGTGCAGCCTGGCGAGGTCGTTGCCGTGGTCGGCGGGTCAGGCTCAGGCAAGACCACGCTCGGCCAGGCGATCGCAGGTCTCGTCAAGGCCAGCGGCGGCGACATCCTGTTCGACGGCAAGCCGATCTTCAAGAGCGAGACGGCCTATTGGGACTACCGGCTGAACTGCCAGATGGTCTTCCAGGATCCGTATTCCTCGCTCGATCCGCGCATGACCATCGGCAGGCTGGTGGCCGAACCGCTACGCCTGGTGCCGGGCATGGCGGCGCGAGACAAGACGGCGCGCGTGGCGGAGGTGCTGACCGAGGTCGGCCTCGCCGAGGGCTTCGCCGATCGCTACCCGCACGAACTCTCCGGCGGCCAGCGCCAACGCGTCGCGATCGCGCGGGCCGTTGTGCGCCGCCCGAGCTTCGTCATCGCCGACGAGCCGGTCTCGGCGCTCGACGTCACGGTGCGCGCGCAGGTGCTGGAACTCTTCGCCGAGCTGCAGCGTAAGCACGGCTTCTCCTGCCTGTTCATCAGCCATGATCTCGGCGTGGTCGAGCAGGTCGCCGATCGTGTCATCGTCATGAACGAGGGCCGGATCGTCGAGGAAGGCACGCGCGACCAGATCTTCGACAACCCGCAGCACGCCTATACGCGAAAGCTGCTCTCCGCCGTGCCGGGGCTGGAAAGCACGGCTGACGGCGGGGTGCGGTTGTTCTGGCGGCTGGGCGACGGCGCGGTGGCGCCAGCAGTATCCTGA